In Macadamia integrifolia cultivar HAES 741 chromosome 13, SCU_Mint_v3, whole genome shotgun sequence, one DNA window encodes the following:
- the LOC122059418 gene encoding tryptophan synthase beta chain 1-like, producing the protein MDCCCKGMISYMIQPKCVPDSKFPSTRNFTSPSRKSLRVTHKGGSSFVIMNSLVTQRSSPTVETPIVEKERTSAPLVPGKFGMYGGKFVPETLIASLNKLEAKFNSVIIDAEFQKELATTLRDFGGRETPLYLAERLSEHYKKGNGEGPVIYLKREDLNHTGSHKINNAVAQAMVAKRIGLRNVVAATGAGQHGVATAAACARLDLDCIVYMGTVDMEKQPQKVMSMKLMGAQVRSVDGNFKDASSEAIREWVGNLETNYYLSGTVVGPHPCPSMVREFQKVIGKETRKQAIERWGGKPDVLVACVGSGSNALGLFHEFMEDEDVRLIGVEGAGLGLDSGRHSATLARGEVGVYHGAMSYLLQSTEGQIVGAHSIAAGLEYPGVGPELSFLKDTRRAEFYNVTDEEALHACRRLCRLEGILPALESSHALAFLEKLCPTLPDKAKVVVNCSGRGDKDLPTLFNHGSINGY; encoded by the exons ATGGATTGCTGTTGCAAGGGCATGATCAGTTACATGATCCAACCCAAGTGTGTTCCTGACTCCAAATTTCCATCAACTAGGAATTTTACGAGTCCCAGTAGAAAGAGTCTCAGAGTTACTCACAAAGGTGGAAGCAGTTTTGTAATCATGAATTCTTTGGTCACCCAACGTTCTTCACCCACAGTAGAAACTCCAATAGTCGAAAAAGAGAGGACATCTGCGCCATTAGTTCCAGGGAAGTTCGGGATGTATGGAGGGAAGTTTGTACCAGAAACCCTTATAGCTTCTCTGAACAAGCTTGAAGCTAAGTTCAACTCTGTGATTATAGATGCCGAGTTTCAAAAGGAGTTGGCAACGACATTAAGGGACTTCGGAGGGAGGGAGACACCTCTTTACTTGGCAGAGAGGTTGAGTGAACACTACAAGAAAGGGAATGGGGAAGGGCCGGTGATATACCTAAAGAGAGAAGATCTCAACCACACAGGGTCCCACAAGATCAACAACGCGGTGGCACAGGCCATGGTTGCCAAGCGCATTGGGCTGAGAAATGTGGTGGCAGCCACCGGAGCTGGGCAGCACGGCGTTGCAACGGCGGCTGCTTGCGCTAGGCTTGACTTGGATTGCATCGTCTACATGGGCACCGTGGACATGGAGAAACAGCCCCAAAAAGTGATGTCAATGAAGCTAATGGGGGCGCAG GTAAGAAGTGTAGATGGAAATTTCAAGGATGCAAGCTCAGAAGCTATCAGAGAATGGGTTGGGAACTTGGAAACTAATTACTACCTAAGTGGTACAGTGGTGGGACCTCATCCATGTCCAAGCATGGTGAGAGAATTTCAGAAGGTGATCGGTAAAGAGACAAGGAAGCAAGCCATAGAGAGGTGGGGTGGTAAACCAGATGTTTTGGTTGCGTGCGTAGGGAGTGGCTCCAACGCTCTGGGTTTGTTTCATGAATTCATGGAAGACGAAGACGTTAGGTTGATCGGTGTCGAGGGCGCCGGACTTGGGCTTGACAGTGGGAGACACTCTGCAACTCTCGCCAGGGGAGAAGTGGGTGTTTATCATGGCGCCATGAGCTATCTGCTGCAGAGCACAGAAGGGCAGATTGTTGGGGCTCATTCCATTGCTGCTGG GTTGGAGTACCCAGGGGTAGGACCAGAGTTGAGCTTTCTTAAAGACACAAGACGCGCTGAATTCTACAATGTGACGGATGAAGAAGCTCTTCAtg CTTGCCGGCGGTTATGCAGATTAGAGGGGATACTCCCAGCTTTGGAATCCTCCCATGCCTTAGCATTTCTTGAGAAGCTTTGCCCTACTTTACCTGACAAGGCCAAGGTAGTTGTCAATTGCAGTGGTCGAGGAGACAAGGATCTCCCTACCCTCTTCAACCATGGCAGCATTAATGgctattga